A stretch of the Planctomycetota bacterium genome encodes the following:
- a CDS encoding VanZ family protein, which yields MSRWDPARHRRPLRIAFVAYAIVLFIATHKPGVAVPLAAGIRLDLLVHVAAFGLWTLLLGLSGFIGPVRRVRALGVLAVVGVLYAWVDEATQAIPGLNRVFDLSDLVANTVGAVAGAVAAHALARITAADVQPGSDSDPEPHSEPAG from the coding sequence GTGAGCCGGTGGGATCCGGCGCGGCATCGCCGCCCGCTGCGGATCGCCTTCGTCGCCTACGCCATCGTGCTGTTCATCGCGACGCACAAGCCGGGCGTCGCGGTGCCGCTGGCCGCGGGCATCCGGCTGGACCTGCTCGTGCATGTGGCGGCCTTCGGGCTGTGGACGCTGCTGCTCGGGTTGTCGGGCTTCATCGGTCCGGTGCGACGCGTGCGAGCGCTCGGGGTTCTGGCCGTCGTCGGTGTGCTGTACGCCTGGGTCGATGAGGCGACGCAGGCCATCCCCGGGCTCAACCGCGTGTTCGATCTGTCGGATCTCGTGGCGAACACCGTCGGGGCGGTGGCGGGGGCCGTGGCCGCGCACGCGCTCGCGCGGATCACCGCCGCCGATGTCCAGCCCGGCTCGGATTCCGACCCGGAGCCCCACTCGGAGCCAGCGGGGTGA
- the pyrE gene encoding orotate phosphoribosyltransferase, which translates to MESAPPPVRHPPAARPADSSDLARRIADACLLRGTFTLRSGRTSTYYLDKYRFSSRPELLGPVADHLADRAAALLAAHADAPHRLAGAELGGIPLVTAAALRLGLPMVFVRNAKKDYGTAKQLEGALEAGDAVVLLEDVATTGGQSVEAATVLRDAGATVAGVIATIDRQEGARENIEAAGLRFEALFTARDLGVTE; encoded by the coding sequence ATGGAGTCGGCTCCGCCCCCCGTCCGTCACCCGCCGGCCGCTCGCCCAGCCGATTCATCGGACCTGGCCCGCCGCATCGCCGACGCCTGCCTGCTCCGGGGCACGTTCACGCTCCGCTCGGGCCGCACGAGCACCTACTACCTGGACAAGTACCGCTTTAGCAGCCGGCCCGAGCTTCTCGGACCCGTAGCCGACCACCTGGCCGACCGCGCCGCCGCGCTGCTGGCCGCGCACGCCGACGCGCCCCATCGCCTTGCGGGCGCGGAGCTGGGCGGCATCCCCCTGGTGACCGCCGCCGCGCTGCGGCTGGGCCTGCCGATGGTCTTCGTCCGCAACGCCAAGAAGGACTACGGCACCGCCAAGCAGCTGGAGGGCGCCCTCGAGGCCGGCGACGCGGTCGTGCTGCTCGAGGACGTCGCCACCACCGGCGGGCAGTCGGTCGAGGCCGCCACCGTCCTGCGCGATGCGGGCGCCACCGTCGCCGGCGTGATCGCCACCATCGATCGCCAGGAGGGCGCCCGCGAGAACATCGAGGCCGCCGGCCTGCGCTTCGAAGCGCTCTTCACCGCCCGCGACCTCGGCGTCACCGAGTAG
- the murJ gene encoding murein biosynthesis integral membrane protein MurJ, which yields MTALARAVRVVSSLTLVSRVAGLVRDVVTARLFGDTAIGSAFAAAFAVPNTFRRLFGEGALAAAFVPEYAQLVERDPRAADRFASFTLAVIAAATTLLVVLAEAALWLVVVRLDEGTQRFSLVLVMVALPFMPLICIAAVMAGVLQARGRFGPPAAQPIVLNTCVLGAAGAHALREGAPLESAAMLLCGAVVLSGAIQVAWSALALRPHVRWTRALAGVGDSARRLLGRWATAVIGLGTLQASALVDVLLAMWPIWVGGVVFGVAYPLDEQSNAVLFYAQRLYQFPLGVFGVAVATAALPLLSRAAGDAARFRSATVDALCLTLAIALPASVGLVLVSGDLVAVLFSGWGSFSAEGVGRASAALVGYASCVWAYAINQVLTRGFYALGDTRTPALVAVGVLLANLALNLSLIWVLREAGLAWATAIAAVLQAVVLAVLLRRRHGVRVAGEAWRRTSRAAVPLVAVIAAVLAVRFLWVGEDWGVRLGRLAACVLAGVAAYGVASRVVGYGELRRLLARSRG from the coding sequence GTGACGGCGCTGGCGCGGGCGGTGCGGGTGGTCTCCTCGCTCACGCTGGTATCGCGGGTGGCGGGGCTGGTCCGCGACGTCGTGACCGCGCGGCTCTTCGGCGATACCGCGATCGGTTCGGCCTTCGCGGCCGCCTTCGCCGTGCCCAACACCTTCCGCCGCTTGTTCGGCGAGGGCGCGCTGGCGGCGGCCTTCGTGCCCGAGTACGCGCAGCTCGTCGAGCGGGACCCGCGCGCGGCCGACCGTTTCGCGTCGTTCACCCTCGCGGTGATCGCGGCCGCGACGACGCTCCTGGTCGTGCTGGCCGAGGCCGCGTTGTGGCTCGTCGTTGTGCGGCTCGACGAGGGCACGCAGCGGTTCTCGCTGGTGCTGGTGATGGTGGCGCTGCCCTTCATGCCGCTGATCTGCATCGCGGCGGTGATGGCGGGTGTGCTGCAGGCACGGGGCCGCTTCGGCCCGCCGGCGGCGCAGCCCATCGTGCTCAACACGTGCGTGCTGGGGGCCGCGGGCGCGCACGCGCTGCGGGAGGGCGCTCCGCTCGAATCGGCTGCGATGCTGCTGTGCGGGGCGGTGGTGCTTTCGGGGGCCATCCAGGTCGCGTGGAGCGCGCTCGCCCTGCGGCCGCACGTGCGGTGGACGCGCGCCCTCGCGGGCGTGGGCGACAGCGCGCGGCGGCTGCTGGGTCGCTGGGCGACCGCGGTGATCGGGCTCGGCACGCTGCAGGCGAGCGCCCTCGTCGACGTGCTGCTTGCGATGTGGCCCATCTGGGTCGGCGGCGTGGTGTTCGGCGTTGCGTACCCGCTCGATGAGCAGTCCAACGCGGTGCTGTTCTACGCGCAGCGGCTGTACCAATTCCCGCTAGGCGTCTTCGGCGTGGCGGTGGCCACCGCGGCTTTGCCGCTGCTCAGCCGTGCGGCGGGCGACGCGGCGAGGTTCCGCTCGGCCACGGTCGACGCGCTGTGCCTCACGCTCGCGATCGCGCTGCCCGCGAGCGTGGGGCTGGTGCTGGTGTCGGGCGACCTGGTCGCGGTGCTGTTCTCGGGCTGGGGCTCGTTCAGCGCGGAGGGGGTGGGCCGGGCGTCGGCGGCGCTCGTGGGCTATGCGTCGTGCGTCTGGGCGTACGCGATCAACCAGGTGCTGACGCGGGGCTTCTACGCGCTGGGCGATACGCGGACGCCGGCGCTGGTGGCCGTCGGCGTGCTGCTGGCCAACCTCGCGCTCAACCTGTCGCTGATCTGGGTGCTGCGGGAGGCCGGGCTTGCGTGGGCGACGGCGATCGCCGCGGTGCTGCAGGCGGTGGTGCTCGCGGTGCTGCTTCGCAGGCGGCACGGCGTGCGGGTGGCGGGCGAGGCGTGGCGGCGGACGTCGCGCGCTGCGGTGCCGCTGGTCGCTGTGATCGCGGCGGTGCTGGCGGTGCGGTTCTTGTGGGTCGGCGAGGACTGGGGCGTGCGGCTCGGCCGGCTGGCGGCGTGCGTGCTGGCGGGCGTGGCGGCGTACGGCGTCGCGTCGCGGGTGGTGGGTTACGGCGAACTGCGGCGTCTGCTGGCTCGCTCTCGCGGCTGA
- a CDS encoding histidine phosphatase family protein produces the protein MRIYICRHAQAVPTAVSGRDLDRPLTRHGQLQARYLASVLGDARGPERPRGVLASPAARTQETAQSIADELGFQVATHQELAPDQPPGVLLDLIDAADDLPVVLVGHNPTVSALVSLLASGIGPRRVALDTGQMAVLRFDGELAPGEGELVAHFRYDAVHSH, from the coding sequence ATGCGGATCTACATCTGCCGACACGCACAGGCCGTCCCGACGGCCGTCTCCGGCCGGGACCTCGACCGCCCGCTGACCCGCCACGGCCAGCTCCAGGCCCGATATCTCGCCAGCGTGCTGGGCGACGCCCGGGGTCCAGAACGGCCCCGCGGCGTGCTGGCCAGCCCCGCCGCCCGCACCCAGGAGACCGCCCAGAGCATCGCCGACGAGCTGGGCTTCCAGGTGGCCACCCACCAGGAACTCGCCCCAGACCAGCCGCCGGGTGTCCTGCTCGACCTGATCGACGCCGCCGACGACCTGCCCGTCGTGCTCGTGGGCCACAACCCCACCGTGTCGGCCCTGGTCTCGCTGCTGGCGTCGGGCATCGGCCCCCGCCGCGTCGCGCTGGATACCGGGCAGATGGCCGTCCTCCGCTTCGACGGGGAGCTGGCCCCGGGCGAGGGCGAGCTGGTCGCCCACTTCCGCTACGACGCCGTCCACAGCCACTAG
- the metG gene encoding methionine--tRNA ligase: protein MGTFYVTTPIYYVNDHPHIGHCYTTLVADVLARFHRLAGRDVLFLTGTDEHAEKVIERAREAGVGVQEWADRNAQAFREAFELLAISNDDFVRTSEERHKNRASAYIQHLVDSGDIYLGDYEGWYDTSQEEYVTESVAKQHAYASPVTGKPLEKRTEQNYFFRLSAYEDRLAAHLEAHPSFVRPQARLNEVLGRLQQGLQDVPVSRAVRGGEADWGILMPNDPAHRVYVWIEALCNYLTVVDTDECRGYWPADVHMLAKDILWFHAVVWPAMLMALDRPLPGCVYAHAYFVAEGRKMSKSLGNFIEIDQLRAYGERYSIDAVRWYLATQGPLGATDADFAHANFVEVYNAELANRFGNSVNRVVNMVQKYFGGVYPEAGDATVHGGVNWPELIAGHVQAAHERMAVIDLHGAGHQAMAIVSAVDQYIFQTEPFRLAKQIEGEDDPKHGELALILYNCAEALRIAAVLLLPFLPGRAADALRTLGAGVPTDGGLDSHVAWRGAHAIAPGAAVQKGEVLFQRAEADEPAPGA, encoded by the coding sequence ATGGGCACGTTCTACGTCACCACGCCGATCTACTACGTCAACGATCATCCGCACATCGGCCATTGCTATACCACGCTGGTGGCCGACGTGCTGGCGCGCTTCCACCGGCTGGCGGGGCGGGACGTGCTGTTCCTGACCGGCACCGACGAGCACGCCGAGAAGGTCATCGAGCGGGCTCGCGAGGCGGGCGTGGGCGTGCAGGAGTGGGCCGACCGCAACGCGCAGGCGTTCCGCGAGGCGTTCGAGTTGCTGGCGATCTCGAACGACGATTTCGTGCGGACCAGCGAGGAGCGGCACAAGAACCGCGCGTCGGCCTACATCCAGCACCTCGTGGATTCGGGTGACATCTACCTGGGCGACTACGAGGGCTGGTACGACACGAGCCAGGAGGAGTACGTCACCGAGTCGGTCGCCAAGCAGCACGCCTACGCCAGCCCGGTGACGGGCAAGCCCCTCGAGAAGCGGACCGAGCAGAACTACTTCTTCCGCCTATCGGCCTACGAGGACCGGCTGGCGGCGCATCTGGAGGCGCACCCGAGCTTCGTGCGGCCGCAGGCGCGGCTCAACGAGGTGCTGGGGCGGCTGCAGCAGGGCCTGCAGGACGTGCCGGTGAGCCGCGCGGTCCGCGGGGGCGAGGCCGACTGGGGCATCCTGATGCCCAACGACCCGGCGCACCGCGTGTACGTGTGGATCGAAGCGCTGTGCAACTACCTGACCGTCGTCGATACCGACGAGTGCCGCGGCTACTGGCCCGCCGACGTGCACATGCTGGCCAAGGACATCCTGTGGTTCCACGCGGTGGTGTGGCCCGCGATGCTGATGGCGCTCGATCGCCCGCTGCCCGGCTGCGTGTACGCGCACGCCTACTTCGTGGCCGAGGGCCGCAAGATGTCCAAGAGCCTGGGGAATTTCATCGAGATCGACCAGCTGCGTGCGTACGGCGAGCGGTACTCGATCGATGCGGTGCGGTGGTACCTGGCGACGCAGGGTCCGCTGGGCGCGACCGATGCGGACTTCGCGCACGCCAACTTCGTCGAGGTCTACAACGCCGAACTGGCCAACCGCTTCGGCAACAGCGTGAACCGCGTGGTCAACATGGTGCAGAAGTATTTCGGTGGCGTGTATCCGGAAGCCGGCGATGCAACGGTGCATGGCGGCGTGAACTGGCCCGAGCTGATCGCGGGGCACGTGCAGGCGGCGCACGAGCGGATGGCCGTCATCGATCTGCACGGCGCGGGCCACCAGGCAATGGCGATCGTGTCGGCCGTCGATCAGTACATCTTCCAGACCGAGCCGTTCCGCCTGGCCAAGCAGATCGAGGGCGAGGACGATCCGAAGCATGGAGAGCTGGCGCTCATCCTGTACAACTGCGCCGAGGCGCTGCGGATCGCGGCGGTGCTGCTTCTGCCGTTCCTGCCGGGTCGGGCGGCGGATGCCTTGCGGACGCTCGGCGCGGGCGTGCCGACGGACGGCGGCCTCGACTCGCACGTGGCCTGGCGGGGCGCGCACGCGATCGCTCCGGGGGCGGCCGTGCAGAAGGGCGAGGTGCTGTTCCAGCGGGCGGAGGCCGACGAGCCCGCACCCGGCGCGTAG
- a CDS encoding GC-type dockerin domain-anchored protein: MQRGTVIGISAAALVAAASGAAAQDVAIVAAAGSFQADDVEAILVGSGAFDSVANIALETSTPTLAELEAFDSIIVWTNTTPDDNVAVGNVLADYVDGGGGVVVAVFANSTTTTTRQIAGRWQGSAEYEVIVPGSGNQTGQAGLGTILEPHPIMDGVATFDGGTSSFRPVVTDLRPGARAIAEWDDGRVLVAIGANEKRVDLAFYPPSADAASGWWDPATDGDLMLVQSLLFAAGNDCRADFDFDGELTIFDFLAFQNAFDAGDLAADFDGDGQLTIFDFLEFQNEFDAGCE, translated from the coding sequence ATGCAACGCGGCACGGTTATCGGTATTTCTGCGGCGGCCTTGGTCGCAGCGGCAAGCGGGGCGGCGGCCCAGGACGTCGCGATCGTCGCGGCGGCGGGCAGCTTCCAGGCCGACGACGTCGAGGCGATCCTCGTGGGCAGCGGGGCGTTCGACAGCGTGGCCAACATCGCGCTCGAGACGAGCACGCCGACGCTGGCCGAGCTGGAGGCCTTCGACTCGATCATCGTGTGGACCAACACGACGCCCGATGACAACGTGGCGGTCGGCAACGTGCTGGCCGACTACGTGGATGGCGGCGGCGGCGTGGTGGTGGCGGTGTTCGCCAACAGCACGACGACGACAACTCGCCAGATCGCGGGTCGTTGGCAGGGCAGCGCCGAGTACGAGGTCATCGTGCCGGGCAGCGGCAACCAGACGGGCCAAGCGGGCCTGGGCACCATCCTGGAACCCCACCCGATCATGGACGGCGTGGCGACCTTCGACGGCGGCACGTCCAGCTTCCGCCCGGTGGTGACCGATCTACGGCCCGGCGCGCGGGCGATCGCCGAATGGGACGACGGCCGCGTGCTCGTGGCGATCGGCGCCAACGAGAAGCGGGTGGACCTCGCGTTCTATCCGCCGTCGGCGGATGCGGCGTCGGGCTGGTGGGATCCGGCGACCGACGGCGATCTGATGCTGGTGCAGTCGCTGCTGTTCGCCGCCGGCAACGACTGCCGGGCGGACTTCGATTTCGACGGCGAGCTGACCATCTTCGATTTCCTGGCCTTCCAGAACGCCTTCGATGCCGGCGATCTGGCCGCGGACTTCGATGGCGATGGCCAGCTGACCATCTTCGACTTCCTGGAGTTCCAGAACGAGTTCGACGCGGGCTGCGAGTAG
- a CDS encoding UbiA prenyltransferase family protein, whose product MTSAPAQPDALEHAPRRGASLVPALIRLARPKQWTKSAFVAIGPVYGGLGLEAAPVVALGMLAFALVSSGCYVINDLRDAEADRLHPRKRRRPIASGRVGPRTAMAYAAALWLAAAACLGALPPLGVGLDRLGILASCLLLYAANVTAYSLGLKRVVVLDVLSLAMGFVLRVLGGCVIAGITPSTWLLNCTLFLAMFLAFGKRLGERRTLGVDASGARAVQSVYTDDLLRMAVVVTAVATLLTYAGYVQDQETRFIWHLGDLDGAAGAGINVLWITILPATFAVLRCIVLLERGLFDDPTELATKDRGFQIAAAIFVALTGWLLAQAGPAEDPGAAVPADAGRPATEQDGPQAARSSTDILGCEPGKDAIGRLGRGGAST is encoded by the coding sequence ATGACCAGCGCCCCAGCCCAGCCCGACGCCCTTGAGCACGCCCCGCGCCGGGGCGCGTCGCTCGTGCCGGCCCTCATCCGCCTGGCGCGGCCCAAGCAGTGGACCAAATCGGCCTTCGTGGCCATCGGCCCCGTGTACGGCGGGCTGGGGCTCGAGGCGGCACCCGTCGTCGCCCTGGGCATGCTCGCCTTCGCGCTGGTCTCCAGCGGCTGCTACGTCATCAACGATCTCCGCGACGCCGAGGCCGACCGCCTGCACCCCCGCAAGCGCCGCCGCCCCATCGCCTCGGGCCGCGTCGGCCCCCGGACCGCGATGGCCTACGCCGCCGCGCTGTGGCTGGCCGCCGCCGCCTGCCTGGGGGCCCTGCCGCCGTTGGGCGTCGGCCTCGATCGCCTCGGAATCCTCGCAAGCTGCCTGCTGCTCTACGCCGCCAACGTCACGGCCTACAGCCTGGGCCTCAAGCGGGTCGTCGTGCTCGACGTGCTGAGCCTGGCGATGGGCTTCGTGCTGCGGGTCCTCGGCGGATGCGTCATCGCCGGCATCACCCCCAGCACCTGGCTGCTCAACTGCACCCTCTTCCTGGCAATGTTCCTGGCCTTCGGCAAGCGGCTGGGCGAACGCCGCACCCTCGGCGTCGACGCCAGCGGCGCCCGCGCCGTCCAGAGCGTCTACACCGACGATCTCCTGCGCATGGCGGTCGTCGTTACCGCGGTCGCCACGCTTCTTACATACGCCGGTTATGTGCAAGATCAAGAAACCAGATTCATCTGGCATCTGGGCGACCTCGATGGCGCGGCCGGCGCGGGGATTAACGTGCTGTGGATCACCATCCTGCCCGCCACTTTTGCCGTGCTGCGCTGTATCGTGTTGCTTGAGCGGGGTCTCTTCGATGACCCCACCGAGCTCGCGACCAAGGACAGGGGGTTCCAGATCGCAGCCGCCATCTTCGTTGCGCTCACCGGATGGCTGCTGGCCCAGGCCGGGCCCGCGGAGGATCCGGGTGCCGCCGTGCCGGCCGACGCCGGACGCCCGGCCACCGAGCAAGATGGACCTCAGGCGGCCCGATCTTCGACCGATATCCTCGGATGTGAGCCGGGCAAGGATGCCATAGGCCGGCTTGGGCGTGGTGGCGCGTCCACATAG
- a CDS encoding zinc-dependent metalloprotease yields the protein MKTRCRTTAAVVASLAFCAGQALGQGNKDDLPPFEKVSEGYKKVVSTTDGKSLYNVWKRDKDGQLLAELPRGYENQKHFFAMTMASGDIFAGLQSGDRYVYWKKYDDRLALIAPDLSVRAKGDKQLQKGVDRIFTDRVLLDVPIVSKGPSGQPVIDLDALLVGNASTFFGPGANRLNARLATITKAKAFPENIEIAIEVPRANGRMATYHYSISKIQGTPGFKPREADNRVGFFTTAYRDFTEMDGSQLWTRYINRWHLEKADKGLKKSPPKEPIVYYVDHQVPVKYRRYVKQGVDYWNRAFEEVGIVGAIEVRYQDATSGAHMDKDPEDVRYNFIRWLTNGIGTAIGPSRVNPETGEILDADVVLTDGWIRAYWFQYNNLLPDVAMEGFGPETLAWLDQNPQWDPRIQLAPPAQRDFLIAQREARGPQPFGGHAAAMADPTMLGDEAFDGLAGRLTQMNGACNMAELKAMNMDFARLGAEVLGIFENEEMGEADMLDGVPEWFIGPALAHLTAHEVGHTIGLRHNFKASAIYSMAEINSEDVKDKEPFASSVMDYNPININMDSGEIQGNYEVIDIGPYDVWAVEYGYTSGSTDEVLARAGDPKLAYLTDEDTWGPDPLARRYDLSSDPLDYAENQMRLVAELRSKILEKYVEDGDSWARARRGYSITLGQHVQAVSMMANWVGGTHQSRNKKGDPGEPLTPVPAEQQRAALDFVVENTFHDDAFGLDPELLSKMTIDKNWETGDIFAEPAYPVADQIRGIQASAMTMILNPTTLGRVYNNELHVPADEDYITLAEVMTTIKDAAWSELDEKSSGSYTEREPMISTLRRGLQRQHVDRLIDLATGGYPGAAGDALTNLAVLQLRELRQDINNASKAGGIDMYTKAHLQDAHTRIERALEAQYVQRR from the coding sequence ATGAAGACCAGGTGCCGCACAACCGCCGCCGTCGTCGCCTCGCTCGCGTTCTGCGCCGGGCAGGCCCTCGGCCAGGGCAACAAGGACGACCTGCCGCCCTTCGAGAAGGTCAGCGAGGGGTACAAGAAGGTGGTCTCCACCACCGACGGCAAGAGCCTGTACAACGTGTGGAAGCGCGACAAGGACGGCCAGCTGCTGGCCGAGCTGCCCCGCGGCTACGAGAACCAGAAGCACTTCTTCGCCATGACCATGGCCAGCGGCGACATCTTCGCCGGCCTGCAATCCGGCGACCGCTACGTCTACTGGAAGAAGTACGACGACCGCCTCGCGCTCATCGCCCCGGACCTGAGCGTCCGCGCCAAGGGCGACAAGCAGCTGCAGAAGGGCGTCGACCGCATCTTCACCGATCGCGTGCTGCTCGACGTGCCCATCGTGTCCAAGGGCCCCAGCGGCCAGCCGGTCATCGACCTGGACGCCCTGCTCGTCGGCAACGCGAGCACGTTCTTCGGGCCGGGCGCCAACAGGCTCAATGCGCGCCTGGCGACGATCACCAAGGCCAAGGCCTTCCCCGAGAACATCGAGATCGCCATCGAGGTGCCCCGCGCCAACGGACGCATGGCCACCTACCACTACTCGATCAGCAAGATCCAGGGCACGCCGGGCTTCAAGCCCCGCGAGGCCGACAACCGCGTCGGCTTCTTCACCACCGCCTACCGCGACTTCACCGAGATGGACGGCTCGCAGCTCTGGACGCGATACATCAACCGCTGGCACCTCGAGAAGGCCGACAAGGGCCTCAAGAAGAGCCCGCCCAAGGAACCGATCGTCTACTACGTCGATCACCAGGTTCCCGTGAAGTACCGCCGCTACGTCAAGCAGGGCGTGGACTACTGGAACCGGGCCTTCGAGGAGGTCGGCATCGTCGGCGCCATCGAGGTCCGCTATCAGGACGCCACCTCGGGTGCCCACATGGACAAGGACCCCGAGGACGTCCGCTACAACTTCATCCGCTGGCTGACCAACGGCATCGGTACGGCCATCGGCCCCAGCCGCGTCAACCCCGAGACCGGCGAGATCCTCGACGCCGACGTGGTGCTCACCGATGGCTGGATCCGCGCCTACTGGTTCCAGTACAACAACCTCCTGCCCGACGTCGCGATGGAGGGCTTCGGCCCCGAGACGCTCGCGTGGCTCGACCAGAACCCGCAGTGGGACCCGCGGATCCAGCTCGCACCGCCCGCGCAGCGCGACTTCCTGATCGCCCAGCGCGAGGCCCGCGGCCCGCAGCCCTTTGGCGGGCACGCCGCCGCCATGGCCGACCCGACGATGCTCGGCGATGAGGCCTTCGACGGCCTCGCCGGCCGCCTCACCCAGATGAACGGCGCCTGCAACATGGCCGAGCTCAAGGCCATGAACATGGACTTCGCGCGGCTCGGCGCCGAGGTTCTGGGCATCTTCGAGAATGAGGAGATGGGCGAGGCCGACATGCTCGACGGCGTGCCCGAGTGGTTCATCGGACCCGCCCTGGCGCACCTCACCGCGCACGAGGTCGGCCACACCATCGGCCTGCGACACAACTTCAAGGCGTCGGCCATCTACAGCATGGCCGAGATCAACTCCGAGGACGTCAAGGACAAGGAGCCCTTCGCCTCGTCCGTGATGGACTACAACCCCATCAACATCAACATGGACTCCGGAGAGATCCAGGGCAACTACGAGGTCATCGACATCGGTCCCTACGACGTGTGGGCCGTCGAGTACGGCTACACCAGCGGCAGCACGGACGAGGTGCTCGCCCGCGCGGGTGATCCCAAGCTCGCCTACCTCACCGATGAGGACACCTGGGGCCCCGATCCCCTCGCACGCCGCTACGACCTCTCGTCCGACCCGCTCGACTACGCAGAGAACCAGATGCGGCTGGTCGCCGAGCTCCGCTCGAAGATCCTCGAGAAGTACGTCGAGGACGGCGACAGCTGGGCCCGGGCCCGCCGCGGCTACAGCATCACCCTGGGCCAGCACGTCCAGGCCGTCAGCATGATGGCCAACTGGGTCGGCGGCACGCACCAGAGCCGCAACAAGAAGGGCGACCCGGGCGAGCCGCTCACCCCGGTGCCCGCCGAGCAGCAACGTGCCGCCCTCGACTTCGTTGTCGAGAACACCTTCCACGACGACGCCTTCGGCCTCGACCCCGAGCTGCTCAGCAAGATGACCATCGACAAGAACTGGGAGACCGGCGACATCTTCGCCGAGCCGGCCTACCCCGTGGCCGACCAGATCCGCGGCATCCAGGCATCGGCCATGACCATGATCCTCAATCCGACCACGCTCGGCCGGGTCTACAACAACGAGCTGCACGTGCCCGCCGACGAGGACTACATCACCCTCGCCGAGGTCATGACCACCATCAAGGACGCCGCGTGGTCCGAGCTCGACGAGAAGTCCAGCGGCAGCTACACCGAGCGTGAGCCCATGATCAGCACGCTCCGCCGCGGCCTGCAGCGGCAGCACGTCGATCGCCTCATCGACCTCGCCACCGGCGGCTACCCCGGCGCCGCCGGCGACGCCCTGACCAACCTGGCGGTGCTGCAGCTCCGCGAGCTGCGGCAGGACATCAACAATGCCAGCAAGGCCGGCGGCATCGACATGTACACCAAGGCCCACCTGCAGGACGCGCACACCCGCATCGAGCGCGCCCTCGAGGCCCAGTACGTCCAGCGCCGATAA